Genomic segment of Hymenobacter volaticus:
AACGCTATAACAGACTGCCCTCCCTTGAGGAGCTTTTTGCGTTTGATGCTCTTTTAGGTGAACGCGAACCTACTCTCTAGATAGTTGGTGCTGGTTGCTTCGAGCAAATAGAATTCTAATTAATCATGGCAATAAAATCGATTCAGCCTTGTCGCTGCTGGTGCAGCAGCCACGCAATAGCCTCTGCTTCCTGCTCGAAATAGCGGTATTGCATGGGCAATTCGCGCACGGCCGTCACCACTGAAGCCGTGGCTAAGCGGGCAAACACATCCTCGGCCACAATGACGGCTCCGTAGCGATAGCCTCCCTCCTGCACCGTGCGTGGTAGCCACTGCTCAATCACATAACGCTGTTCGTCCGGCGTAAAGGGAGACATGCGGCGCTGATCAACCAATAAGCAGCCATCGCCGCGCCGCGCCATGAGTCGGGTGACGTGTCCAAGAAAGGCGTGAAACGAGTCAGCGACTCGCACACTGGATTGATACGTCAGACGGGCAAAGCCCAAGGGATCATCAACGACACGACCAACGGCATTTTCGTAGTAGATCCTATATGTAGAGTTTAACATATAAAGTATAATAATTAAAATACTCAACTCAAAAACCGTACCCACATTCCTCCCATTACTACATACCTCGTCCCCGGTCAGGATGCCGTTCGGTCCGCTGATGGTCGCGTTCCCGCTCGGCCGTACGCACCGCGCTGGTGCGGGAGGACTGGTGAGCATAGCTTTCTTCGAGCGTAACTTCGAGGGAGCGTTTCACCTTGTCAAGTGTGTGGCTGATCTGCTCAATCGTGTTCCAATCGAAGCGATAACTGACCCTCAATTCTATCCGTTCGTTCTCTGCTTTTCGAACTTGCCACACAGTTGCGCCCACTTTCTCCAAGTCTTGTTGAATCCGGTCGGCCTGCTCTGCGTCGCGCGCACCGATGATGGCATGCAATGCCCGCGGGTCTTTGGCTATCTCTTCCCGCCGCGCTTGTTCCTGCTCATCCTGCGTGCGCTTAACAGCCTGCTGTACACTTATCCACAATTCCTGCCCATTAGGTCGCAGGTCGGATAAAGGAAAGCGGGCCTGAGTTTGCGTATCGCGCACCTGAAGTTGCTCGTCCGCTGTTTTGTGGAGGGTATAGCCGCTTTGCTGAAGAATAGTACCGACTTCTCCTCCATTGGTGATTGGCCCACGCAGGCAACCGGTGACTACATTCTCGGCCCGTTGCCGGCTTTGTTCGCGTTGCTGCTGCGCTCGCTCCAGTAGCTTCGGATTCAACGTGTCCCCCTGCACGGCAGCCATTAGTAAGTGGTCGACGCGCGTCGTCTGTTTGACGAGTTGCTGCTCTTTCTCAACTAGCTGCTGCGTTTTCTGCGCCAGCACGCTAGCTGTTTGTTGTTGCTGTTCCTTGCTCTTGGCTAGCTGCTTCTCCAGCACCCGTGCCCGGTCTAGTGCCAATGTATTCGCTGCGGCTATCGTGGCCACCTCGGCCAGCTTGGCATTGACAGCCGCCACCTGCTCGGCTAGGTAATGGTTCATGCGGGCTTGTTCCCGGTTTAAATACGCCTGCGGACTCAACTGGTCTTTCAGCTTCATGGGCTCTAACTCGAACGACTGGTAAGCCAGCGGCGCCGATAGTTCAGCCAATTCCTGTTGGGTTGTCTTCTGCGCGCCATAATGCCGGCGCACGTCCTGGTGAATTGCCGTGCTGTACTTGATTCCCCGTTCCAAACCGTGCGGTGCCATAGCTTGGGCATACTCGGTTTGCAACTGCCGCAGGCTGACTGGGCTGAATACATCGCGACACGAAAGCCGCACATCCGCACCTACCGGTTCTCCCTTTACCAAGCGAGGTTGGTTGGTAATTGGCACCACTACGGCATGAATGTGCGGGGTGATTTCGTCCTGATGGAGAGTACAACTAACTACATTCTTGATGCCGAACTTGTCTTGTAAAAAGGCAATATTGTCCTTCACCCACTGCGAGCCGCGGCAGTCCAAGGCATGCCCTTTAGCGTCACGTGGAAAGGCTTCGCTACTAGCCGTAAGCAACACCTCAACTGCGCGTACGGCATCCTTGCGTAGCCGCGGCAATTGCAACTCATTAATCCGCTCGGTTGCCAACTCCCAGTAGTTGCGCTGCCGGTGGTTTAGCAACTCTTCGTTACGAGCAAACTGCAACGGGTCGGCATTGGGCGTATCCTGCCCCCGGTAATTATGCAGCGTCGCGCTTGTAGCCATATCCCGACTGGTGAGCTTGCTGATGCGCAGAATTGCGTACGCCATGCTACTGAAAACTAGCAGTTACAGATCTCGCGGGCCAACACGGCCCTTAGCTAAGATAGCAAATTCATTGAATGCGTAGTGAGTTATACATTGAACGATAACGCCTGCTGCCATTGAACGATAACGCCTGCTGCCATTGAACGATAACGCCTGCTGCCATTGAACGATAACGCCTGCTGCCATTGAACGATAACGCCTGCTGCCATTGAACGATAACGCCTGCTGCCATTGAACGATAACGCCTGCTGCCATTGAACGATAACGCCTGCTGCCATTGAACGATAACGCCTGCTGCCATTGAACGATAACGCCTGCTGCCATTGAACGTTATCACATCTTGTTAGCACCCTTCCGAAGGAAGGTGTATACTATCTTCTAGAATTGATTTGTTCAAAGGTGGGGTCACCCGCAGAAAAGCCAGCATGACTAGCATCATCTATTTGGTTAATTATTGGTAAATCGTTGGGATTGTAACCGGATCAGCTAGTATAGGATTGGTTCACTGCTCACATAGGCGTGCGACAGATCGAGCGTGGTGAAGCTTACCTGTACCCGGCTCAGACGCAAGCACTCTTGCAACGTTGAATCTACTAAGCATTTGCTCGACATGGGCGGCGTTACGGTGGGCGTTATTTACGGGCCGAATTGTATAAGCATGGGCATGCCGTGGGGCGCTGACGCATTCACCGCATCTTGTTCACCTAGCTGCAACTCGGCTTGGTACAATTCTTCATGGGTGGTGATGATGTTCTCTACCGCGGAACTGTCCTTGGCTACCTGAAACGGTAGCGTATCGAGCAAAATCCCCTCAGTGGGGATGGCGGCGGCAATGCCTTTGAGTTCAGCCAGCGCACGGTGCGCCGTGGCTAGCTTCTTTAGGACGATACGGGTTTCCAGTCCTTGTGGGGGCGGAAGGGAGTGGGTTGCCAAATCATAGTGCTTAGGCGTGCGAAAAGGCACGGCTAAGCACCCACTGCTTTGTAAAGAAAATCGATTATTCTTTGCGAAGCGTCGGGCCTTATGGGAAGAAAAGCAAGTTTTCTTTACAAAGCACTCAAAGCCTGGTTGTGGCATTGTAGGAATACCTGTAATTGTTGCCGAACTCGCAGCACAAGACCTATTCGATCGAAAGGGAACAGCTAAGCCACCAGAAAGCTGCGAAAAGAAGCTTTTCTGCCACTATATCCCCTGGTTTACCAATCTGAAAAGCTGGCGTGAGATTTCTGCAACCGCCACGGGCGCCCTAGAAATGATACCCTTGCTTACTGCTGGCAACTAGTTTATCGCTAAGCAGAAAAAGAGAAGAACAAGCTTAGAACACTGGAGAGGATAGGTAGCGATAAGAAAACGTGCCTCGTTACCTAATCTATCATGCAGAGGCCACAGATAGTATCGACGTATCCGAAATCACAACCTCGTTACGAGGTCCGATAAGCTTTTGGTCAAAGAAGCGCTACCTTCTTGATGAGTACAAATTATGTCCAAATTAAATATCATAATTTTACCAGGTCGTTTTTAGATAATATTAATAAACTTGTGTTATTACCCCGTTTCTTGTACAATGCCTATTTACCTCGGATAACATTCAATTGCCTTGTTACCTATTATATCGATCATCTCCGTCAAACCGGCTAGTGTTTAAAGATCAGTTATCTCTAACTCGTTATAAGGTCCGATAATTCTTACTTGCAGGAAGATTCTACAAGCCAAAAAACTTGGTGGCATGGAAGCGCTTGACGTCGTCTAAGCGGGCATAGCGCTCGATCATGGCGAGGGTCTTTTGCTTGGTCTGGTTCTTAAGGACCTTGTTGGACTGGCCCGCCTCGACGGCAAGCTTTCATAAAAAATCAGTGAAAATGCGCGGTTACTGCTTGTTTGCCAACAACTTGTTTAGCTTTCGGGCCGGAGTGCCTGGTTATCGCTCACGGTACCCTCCCTCATTCTTATCCTTGCGATGACCAATTTCTGCCAACTCCTGCTTTTGTTGTTCTCCCTGACGCTGGTGCTGCCCGCGGTGGCGCAACCGGCCCCGGCCGGAGCGGTCCACACTGGCCCGGCATTCGATGTGGAAGCCGCCACCCAGCGCTACCTCGACACGCTCACGCCGGCGCAAAAGGCCAAGTCAGACGCCTATTTTGAGGGCGGGTATTGGCTGCAGCTGTGGGAGCTGCTCTACGCCCTAGGAATAGCGGCGGTGTTTTTGCGGCTCGGGCTCGGACGCTGGCTCACGCGCGTGGCGGCGCGAATGCCCCGGCCATGGCTGCGGCGACTGGCGTATCTGTTTGGGTACCTACTGCTGGGATGGGTGCTGAGCTTCCCGCTGAGCGTGTATGTAGGGTGGGTGCGGGAGCAGCAATATGGAATGTCAAACGAGACGTTTGGCGCGTGGCTGGCCGATGCGCTGAAGGAACTGGCGTTGTCGCTGGTCTTTGGTAGCTTCCTGTTACTGGGCGTGTACGCGGCGGTGCGCCGCACGGGTAGGCGTGGGTGGGCGTGGGCCACGGGCCTTGTGGCCCTGGCCCTCGTGCTAACCGTCTTTGTGGGCCCGGTGTACGTGGCGCCGCTGTTCAACCACTACACCTCGGTACCGGCCGGGCCGGTGCGGGAAGGCATTCTGCGCATGGCGCGGGCCAACGGCGTGCCCGCCGACAAGGTCTACCTGTTCGATGCCTCCAAGCAGAGCAAGCGCATCAGCGCCAACGTGAGCGGGCTGGGCCGCACCATTCGGGTGTCGTTGAATGACAACCTGCTCAATCGCTGCACCCCGGCGGAAGTCCAGTCCGTGATGGGGCACGAACTGGGCCACTACGTGCTGAACCACATCCCGAAAAGCCTCGTGTTTATGGTGCTGCTTATCGGCGGGTGCTTGTGGGCAGTGGATGGGGTGTTTCACCGGTTGCTGGGCCGCTACGGGGCCGGCTGGGGCATTGCCAGCCTCGGCGATGTGGCTGGCCTGCCGCTCGTGATGGCCCTGCTAACGGTGTTCAACTTTCTGACCACCCCGGTAGTGAACACCCTTGTTCGCACTCAGGAACATGAAGCGGACCTATTTGGGCTGAACACGGCGCGGGAGCCCGAAGCCTTTGCTAAAGTGGCGATGAAGCTCTCGGAGTACCGGAAAATCAACCCGGGACCGCTGGAGGAAATGATTTTCTTCGATCATCCCAGCGGGCACACCCGCGTGCACACGGCTATGCAGTGGAAAGCGGAACAGCCGCGATAAAGCTGCCCTACCAAGCAGACTAGCTGTATAGTCTCTCGGCCTGACGATGTAATTTCCGGGCTGGGATTTCGCACAAACTCCCATAACCGATTATCGCCCGAGTGCTTTCTCGGCACTGCTTGCTCCTTCCTGTAGTGCCGTATGAGCTAACTTCAACAACGAGGCTTCCTGGTCCACAAGTCTCCCATTCCTATTTGCTGGTGCTGAAGTGCACGCGGTGGGG
This window contains:
- a CDS encoding STAS/SEC14 domain-containing protein, with product MLNSTYRIYYENAVGRVVDDPLGFARLTYQSSVRVADSFHAFLGHVTRLMARRGDGCLLVDQRRMSPFTPDEQRYVIEQWLPRTVQEGGYRYGAVIVAEDVFARLATASVVTAVRELPMQYRYFEQEAEAIAWLLHQQRQG
- the mobV gene encoding MobV family relaxase, translating into MAYAILRISKLTSRDMATSATLHNYRGQDTPNADPLQFARNEELLNHRQRNYWELATERINELQLPRLRKDAVRAVEVLLTASSEAFPRDAKGHALDCRGSQWVKDNIAFLQDKFGIKNVVSCTLHQDEITPHIHAVVVPITNQPRLVKGEPVGADVRLSCRDVFSPVSLRQLQTEYAQAMAPHGLERGIKYSTAIHQDVRRHYGAQKTTQQELAELSAPLAYQSFELEPMKLKDQLSPQAYLNREQARMNHYLAEQVAAVNAKLAEVATIAAANTLALDRARVLEKQLAKSKEQQQQTASVLAQKTQQLVEKEQQLVKQTTRVDHLLMAAVQGDTLNPKLLERAQQQREQSRQRAENVVTGCLRGPITNGGEVGTILQQSGYTLHKTADEQLQVRDTQTQARFPLSDLRPNGQELWISVQQAVKRTQDEQEQARREEIAKDPRALHAIIGARDAEQADRIQQDLEKVGATVWQVRKAENERIELRVSYRFDWNTIEQISHTLDKVKRSLEVTLEESYAHQSSRTSAVRTAERERDHQRTERHPDRGRGM
- a CDS encoding M48 family metallopeptidase, producing MTNFCQLLLLLFSLTLVLPAVAQPAPAGAVHTGPAFDVEAATQRYLDTLTPAQKAKSDAYFEGGYWLQLWELLYALGIAAVFLRLGLGRWLTRVAARMPRPWLRRLAYLFGYLLLGWVLSFPLSVYVGWVREQQYGMSNETFGAWLADALKELALSLVFGSFLLLGVYAAVRRTGRRGWAWATGLVALALVLTVFVGPVYVAPLFNHYTSVPAGPVREGILRMARANGVPADKVYLFDASKQSKRISANVSGLGRTIRVSLNDNLLNRCTPAEVQSVMGHELGHYVLNHIPKSLVFMVLLIGGCLWAVDGVFHRLLGRYGAGWGIASLGDVAGLPLVMALLTVFNFLTTPVVNTLVRTQEHEADLFGLNTAREPEAFAKVAMKLSEYRKINPGPLEEMIFFDHPSGHTRVHTAMQWKAEQPR